The following coding sequences are from one Veillonella rodentium window:
- a CDS encoding manganese efflux pump MntP family protein produces the protein MSLIEIVLISIGLAMDAFGVSIGKGLTIPGGSNGRKITLAFLFGLFQFIMPVIGWLIGRQFIDIISDWDHWIIFGLLGYLGIAMIRDGLGDETDDDDKPLLGAWEMLMLSVATSLDAMAVGLTFAFLPINVWEASAIIGLITFGISLIGIYLGKFMGRFVGKYADILGGGVLILIGTKILLQHLGLIG, from the coding sequence GTGTCGTTAATTGAAATCGTATTAATCAGTATAGGTCTCGCGATGGATGCATTTGGCGTGTCCATCGGAAAGGGGTTGACTATCCCTGGCGGATCTAATGGTCGTAAAATTACATTAGCCTTTTTATTTGGCCTGTTTCAGTTTATTATGCCTGTTATCGGGTGGCTCATCGGTCGTCAGTTCATAGATATTATTTCTGATTGGGATCATTGGATTATCTTCGGGCTGCTCGGTTATTTAGGCATCGCCATGATTCGCGACGGCTTGGGGGATGAGACTGATGACGATGATAAACCGCTTCTCGGTGCATGGGAAATGCTCATGCTCTCCGTCGCCACGAGTCTCGATGCGATGGCGGTAGGGCTTACATTTGCATTTTTGCCTATCAATGTATGGGAAGCTTCGGCTATTATAGGACTGATTACATTTGGTATCTCCTTAATCGGTATATACTTAGGGAAATTTATGGGCCGCTTTGTCGGTAAATACGCGGATATTCTCGGCGGAGGTGTATTGATCCTCATCGGGACTAAGATTTTATTACAGCATTTGGGTCTCATCGGTT
- a CDS encoding Rne/Rng family ribonuclease has protein sequence MHKILVNVMREEVRMAVVDEEGQLVDFALERFDETHIANHMYKGTVKNILPGMQAAFVDIGGSQNAYLNLQQGKEQKIIPRLSVGQQILVQVVKEEMLGKGARVTADVSLAGRFMVLLPYSEGIHISKKITDEAVRSQLQELAKPYVQDGCGFIIRTAAAKANAEEIVHDMDYLWRTWQHVLKRFKVAKSGTDLYSDADFWFRLVRDYAHRNVEEISVDSDMAESRLTDLLGHGPTSQSIKVTRHRDSTPIFKANHIEPQLENLISRDIDLPSGGSIRIDHTEALTVFDVNSAHYTGRSNKLEDLAFTVNKEAAKEICRQLRLRDIGGIIVVDFIDMKDKEHQQELLNLLASQAKLDKMKTVVCGISSLGLVEMTRKRARQGLQTLMFDTCPQCGGTGYMLSGRTVYMQIIRRIRELFKSGRIKTDLEIEVHPEVAQYLSKHVLADLGESIGRKISVVVNPNISREGYSLMAVSE, from the coding sequence ATGCATAAAATTCTGGTCAATGTGATGCGCGAAGAGGTGCGCATGGCCGTTGTGGACGAAGAGGGGCAGCTGGTAGACTTTGCATTGGAACGCTTCGATGAAACTCATATAGCAAATCATATGTACAAGGGGACCGTAAAAAATATATTGCCCGGCATGCAGGCCGCTTTTGTTGATATCGGCGGCTCTCAGAATGCATATCTGAATCTGCAGCAGGGTAAGGAACAGAAGATCATACCCCGGTTATCCGTGGGACAGCAAATTCTGGTACAAGTGGTGAAGGAAGAAATGCTCGGAAAAGGAGCTCGTGTTACGGCCGATGTGAGCCTTGCAGGCCGCTTTATGGTGTTGCTGCCATATTCGGAAGGCATACATATTTCAAAGAAAATCACCGATGAAGCCGTGCGCAGTCAATTGCAGGAACTGGCGAAGCCCTATGTGCAGGACGGCTGCGGATTTATCATTCGCACGGCGGCGGCTAAGGCGAATGCCGAGGAAATTGTTCATGATATGGACTACTTATGGCGTACATGGCAGCACGTATTAAAGCGTTTTAAAGTTGCCAAGAGCGGTACGGACCTGTACAGCGATGCGGACTTTTGGTTCCGCCTCGTGAGGGATTACGCCCATCGTAATGTAGAGGAAATCAGCGTCGACTCCGATATGGCCGAATCTCGCTTAACAGATTTACTGGGACATGGTCCGACGTCACAATCTATAAAGGTTACGCGTCATCGGGACAGCACGCCTATTTTCAAGGCGAATCACATTGAACCTCAATTGGAAAATCTTATCTCTCGCGATATCGATTTGCCGTCCGGCGGCTCTATCCGTATCGATCACACGGAGGCCCTTACCGTGTTTGACGTGAACTCCGCACATTATACGGGTCGGTCCAATAAGCTGGAGGATCTGGCTTTTACAGTGAATAAAGAGGCGGCAAAAGAAATCTGCCGTCAATTGCGCTTGCGTGATATCGGCGGAATTATTGTAGTCGATTTTATCGATATGAAGGATAAAGAGCATCAGCAGGAATTATTAAATCTGTTGGCGTCGCAGGCTAAACTGGACAAGATGAAGACCGTTGTGTGCGGCATCAGCTCGTTAGGCCTTGTTGAAATGACGCGGAAGCGGGCCCGTCAGGGGTTACAGACCCTGATGTTTGATACGTGCCCTCAGTGCGGCGGAACAGGCTATATGTTGTCCGGACGCACCGTATATATGCAAATCATTCGGCGTATACGGGAACTGTTTAAGTCGGGCCGCATTAAGACCGATTTAGAAATCGAAGTTCATCCAGAAGTGGCACAATATTTGTCAAAACATGTTTTGGCAGATCTGGGTGAGTCTATAGGACGCAAGATTTCCGTTGTGGTGAACCCCAATATCAGTCGCGAAGGATATTCGTTGATGGCCGTGTCCGAGTAA
- a CDS encoding TIGR03936 family radical SAM-associated protein, whose translation MKKLRLALHKGEELRFLSHLDYAQAVERMIRRAEIKMAYSDGFNPHMKISFSSALALGVTAAAEYIDMDVLEDDSLKSIMERLNLVAPPGLEVLDGKEMPDKVKKMMAICNYAVYEVTGPVTDVYADWDTLLKPFNEAADISYEKVTPKKTRTIDVKHFVKEPITAVMNGDQVTLRMGIGIYPEGTIKPSEVWNLGKDQFNWPITTGYEIHRRAIMVENDEGRFTPLEINY comes from the coding sequence TTGAAAAAGTTACGTTTGGCCTTACATAAAGGTGAAGAATTACGATTCTTGTCACATCTCGATTATGCTCAGGCCGTTGAGCGCATGATTCGCCGTGCCGAAATCAAGATGGCCTATTCGGACGGGTTTAACCCGCATATGAAAATCAGTTTTTCCTCCGCTCTGGCATTAGGTGTGACCGCTGCAGCGGAATACATCGACATGGATGTGCTTGAGGATGACAGTCTGAAATCCATTATGGAACGATTAAATCTTGTGGCGCCTCCGGGCCTTGAGGTATTGGACGGTAAAGAAATGCCTGACAAGGTCAAGAAGATGATGGCTATCTGTAATTACGCCGTTTATGAAGTTACGGGTCCTGTAACGGATGTGTATGCGGATTGGGATACATTGCTCAAGCCTTTTAACGAGGCCGCTGATATTTCTTATGAAAAGGTGACGCCGAAGAAAACCCGTACTATCGATGTGAAACATTTTGTGAAAGAACCGATTACGGCCGTGATGAACGGTGATCAGGTAACTTTGCGCATGGGCATCGGCATATATCCGGAAGGGACTATCAAGCCGAGTGAGGTGTGGAACCTCGGTAAGGATCAATTTAACTGGCCTATTACGACGGGATATGAAATCCATAGAAGAGCAATCATGGTGGAAAATGATGAGGGGCGCTTTACGCCGTTGGAGATTAACTATTAA
- a CDS encoding TIGR03960 family B12-binding radical SAM protein has protein sequence MIELDTSWLQHVQKPARYTGGEYNSIVKDHSTVAVTMALAFPDVYEVAMSHLGIKILYGLVNRREDAVAERVFAPWHDMEEEMRKRNIPLFSLETRTPIRDFDVLGFTLQYEMSFTNILNMLELAGIPMYAKDRDMDFPLLVTGGPCAFNVEPLADFFDIVSLGESEEWSDEFIDLYKSEKAKGFPGGKEAFLRKVAKIPGTYCPALYEVEYTESGDFKSITPRFDDVPATIEKRIIEDVEHVFYPTKPVVPFLDIVHDRAVLELFRGCTRGCRFCQAGMLYRPVREKTPERLLEIAKETIANTGYNEISLMSLSSADYSKLPELVDMLMEEFKDKQVSVSLPSLRIDSFSIDIAKKVQQVRKSGLTFAPEAGTQRMRDVINKGVSEEDLLAACTNAFKSGWNTVKLYFMMGLPTETDEDLAGIANLAYKVLDLHRDITGRRNGSVTVSVSFFVPKTHSPYQWYGQQDVEEIHRKQRYLKSLINNRNISYHYHDGYTGYMEAAFARGDRRLSGVLVEAWKLGCKFDGWTEFFNYETWLKAFENCGLDPAYYARRTRDFDEPLPWDHLDSTVSKAFLKREWEQAVDAKLTGDCRRAPCRGCNVCPELNTAIIDYKEGGRVEKVTFGLT, from the coding sequence GGGCGGTGAATATAACAGTATTGTGAAAGATCACAGTACGGTAGCTGTAACCATGGCACTGGCATTTCCTGATGTTTACGAAGTGGCCATGAGCCATTTGGGAATAAAAATTTTATACGGTCTCGTAAATCGTCGTGAAGACGCCGTAGCGGAGCGTGTATTCGCTCCGTGGCATGATATGGAGGAAGAAATGCGCAAGCGTAATATTCCTCTATTTTCATTGGAGACGCGGACACCGATTAGGGATTTTGATGTGTTAGGATTTACACTTCAATATGAAATGAGCTTCACCAATATTCTTAATATGTTGGAACTGGCGGGAATTCCTATGTATGCCAAAGATCGTGACATGGATTTCCCGTTGCTTGTTACGGGAGGCCCCTGTGCTTTTAACGTGGAACCGTTGGCGGATTTTTTTGATATTGTCTCGTTAGGTGAATCGGAAGAGTGGAGCGATGAATTTATTGACCTCTATAAGTCCGAAAAAGCGAAGGGCTTTCCTGGCGGTAAGGAGGCATTCCTCAGAAAGGTTGCAAAAATTCCCGGTACATATTGTCCCGCATTGTATGAGGTGGAATATACGGAATCCGGTGATTTTAAGTCGATTACACCGCGCTTTGATGACGTGCCCGCAACGATTGAAAAACGGATTATCGAAGATGTGGAACACGTATTTTATCCGACGAAACCGGTGGTACCGTTCCTCGATATCGTTCATGACCGAGCTGTACTGGAACTGTTCCGTGGTTGTACGCGCGGTTGTCGTTTCTGCCAGGCGGGGATGCTGTATCGGCCTGTACGTGAAAAAACGCCGGAGCGGTTACTGGAAATCGCAAAGGAAACGATTGCCAACACAGGCTATAATGAAATTTCCCTGATGAGTTTGAGTTCTGCCGATTATTCTAAGCTGCCGGAACTCGTGGATATGCTCATGGAGGAGTTTAAGGATAAACAGGTGAGCGTCAGCTTACCGTCGTTGCGTATCGACAGTTTTTCCATAGATATCGCCAAAAAGGTGCAGCAGGTCCGCAAGAGCGGTCTCACCTTTGCACCGGAAGCGGGTACGCAGCGCATGCGCGATGTTATCAATAAAGGCGTCAGTGAGGAAGATCTGCTGGCGGCCTGTACGAATGCTTTCAAGTCCGGCTGGAATACGGTTAAACTGTATTTCATGATGGGACTGCCTACTGAAACTGACGAAGATTTAGCGGGCATCGCCAATCTTGCGTACAAGGTCCTTGATCTGCATCGCGATATTACGGGAAGACGCAACGGTTCCGTAACGGTCAGCGTTTCCTTCTTCGTGCCGAAGACGCATTCACCGTATCAGTGGTATGGACAGCAGGATGTGGAGGAAATTCATCGCAAGCAGCGCTATCTGAAATCTCTCATCAATAATCGCAATATCTCCTATCATTACCATGACGGTTATACCGGTTATATGGAGGCCGCATTTGCCCGCGGAGATAGGCGACTGTCCGGCGTCCTCGTGGAGGCGTGGAAATTAGGCTGTAAATTTGACGGATGGACGGAATTTTTCAATTATGAAACATGGTTGAAAGCCTTCGAAAACTGCGGTCTTGATCCGGCATACTATGCGCGTCGCACCCGTGATTTTGATGAACCTTTGCCGTGGGACCATCTCGACTCCACCGTGAGCAAGGCGTTCTTGAAGCGTGAATGGGAACAGGCGGTGGATGCGAAGTTGACCGGCGATTGTCGTCGTGCTCCGTGCAGAGGCTGTAATGTATGTCCTGAATTAAATACGGCGATTATTGACTATAAGGAGGGTGGCAGAGTTGAAAAAGTTACGTTTGGCCTTACATAA